The genome window tcatccattttacTGCTGATGGATAtgtgggctgtttccagttttgggcaTTTATGAATAGGGATGCTATAAACAGTCTTGTGCTTATCTGCCAGCATACAAGTGTATGCATTTCTGTCGCTATATATCTGAGAGCAAAACTGCTATGTCCTAGGTATGCATAGGTTCAATTTTAGGAGGTAGTAccagttcttttaattgaatGTATCAATGTATATCCAAACTAGCATTATGAGAATTctactcacattttaaaacatatttaaatgtatttttctatcaATTTCAAGAAGTAATCACTGTCTATAACTTCTTTCTCCTGAAAGACAAATCTACTCCACAGCAATCTCTCATGGCCTCCTTACCCAGCAGCTCCCATTTTCTGCCAATTAGATTTGATGTTTAATCcagttattccttttttttaatatatctttgcTTTTTACAAAATATTCTCTCAGCATTCCAgtaaacattatatttttgaaaattaaaatatgcctCAATATCTTTTTTGAATGTTACTGAATTTTAAGTTTAAGTTTCTACTTAGAAAAGTCTAGTTTAGAACTTAAAGGATCTCTAGAGATCACAGAATTAAATACATGTGGAAGCTAGCACACAGTAAAGTTCAAGTTAAAACCTTGGTCTATGGTAGAGCTAAGCCCAAATCAAATccctatttgatttttaaagaatatttagaaGTGAGATCTCAGTTAATTGTGCTGTTAATATTTTTGGTAGGTACACACCAAATAAAACCATGGTGGCTAAATAGATAATCATCTTCTAAAGTTCCAAAACTATTTCTGTACTTTACTCCTAGGTTAAAATGAACTTGTATTTTTTGCTCTTACCTGATGCAGTTCTGGTTTTTGTGTCTGAGTTTGAACATGCCGAATAGCCGCCCAAGCCTCCACGAAGGGGTGAGTAAGCTCTATTCCATGTGCCAGGGTAGGAGGGAGGATAGGATGGGTAGTACCACGAGTCGGAGAAGGGTGTTGCCGCTCTTTAAAGGCATAAAAGTAAGTTAGGCATTTTTTTCTTgtggctataatttttaaataccttACTGTTCCTaaactgtcagaaaaaaaaatacctttatcAAGTATTTTTTCCTGAATGTTCTGGTATATCAGaattaacatgaaataaaaactgTTTCATATTTCTGCCATTATTATGGTCATTGCTATGGTGGAAAAGTGACAGGGAGTCAATGCTCTTCCTTTCTGAATTTGTACTCAAATAAAATCTAAGCTTAAACTACCATTAATATTTCATATTCCAAAATCTGGCCCCAAGCTCTTTCCAGCCTTACTTTTATCATTCTCCTACCAAACCAGACTAACTGTTCCCCAAATATtgtattctttccttccttctcattttctcagATGTCAACTAAACAGTCTTTTTCTTATAATATCTATGAGGGTGACATAGGAAGaaacacaatgaaagaaaataacatatacaATACTGATCGAAACACATATAGTGTACCTTCCCCCTTCCCAGAGAATCTTATTTAATAGGTTAATGTCAccagaatttattttccttagtgAAACTAAATGCAGTTAAATTGTAAGCAGAAGTCTCTTGAATTAAAGAGCAAGAGAGATAAATGCAAAAAGCTTACCTATTGCTGCCAAACAAATATCCTAGTATTCCACCAGTTCCCAAACCAGTCCAGAACCCTGGTCCTGAATTTTCATATCCTTGTTGTCCTGTAAAAGCACTGCCAAAACCAGAAGTTGCACCATGGCCAGTATTCTGCGgtccttaaaataaaaatgatttattatgTATCCTCACTTAAACATGACACAGTCTACAAGAGCAAAGATAATATAACCAATATAACACTTCAATTATTTCATCTGTACTGAACTATTAATAATACTCAGGCATCAAGTTATTAACAAGTTGTATTCAAAAAGGTATTTGTAAAATACTGGTTTATAATGAAGGAGAGCATTTCCCATAGATATGGGAGGAGAGGGATAGATTTTAGGACTGGGGAGGGTCTTGCTATAAAATTCTACCTTCATTTTTTGGCTGTTATAAACAAAACTGCTATGAACACTCCTGTGCATCTTTCTTGGTGCATCATGCACTCACTTCTCCCAGGTATTTATGTAGGAATAGAAATGGGTAGGCATATGTTTGGGTTGTTTTACCATTTTAACTCCTACCAGCAAAGTATGAAAGCTCCAGTCACTCTACATCCTTGTTCACACTTGGTACTCTTGTCTTTCTAACATTAGTCATTATGGTGGTTATCTGGTGGCTAAAAATAATCTCCCTGTGGTtttcatctgcatttctctgaagacTAATGATGCTAAGcacctttgcttatttttattgacCATGTAGATCATGGGTTGGGACCCCAGCACTGgtcagtggcctgttaggaactgggccacacagcaggaggtgagtggcaggcaagcaactgaagcttcatctgtatttagagccactccccatcacttgCATTACTACCTGAGCTcggcctcctgtcagatcagcagcagcattcgattctcataggagcacgaaccctactgtgaactgcacatgcgaggaatctaggttgcgtgctccttatgagaatctaatgcctgatgatctgtcactgtctcccatcacccccagatgggactgtctagttgcaggaaaacaagctcagggctcccactgattctacattacaGTGAGTtgttaattatttcattatatattacaatgtaataacaacagaaataaagtacacaataaacataatatgcttgaatcatcccaaaaccttCCCTCCCCGCCCCATCCCACCCCAACCCAACCCCCCTAGTCCATGGaaatactgtcttccacaaaactggtccctggtgccaaaaaggctggggactggTGAAGTAGATGTCTTCTCTTATTATAAAATGGCCATTCAAGTCCTCTTTGGAGGGCTTGTCTGCCTGTTGCTCAGATTTATGGGAGTTCATTGTATGTTCTAGACACATATATATGCCGGAaatatgttttgtaaatttttcccagtctgtggcttgccttttcactctcCTAATAGTGCCTTTTGATGATTAGATGttcttaatttaaataaagtctaatttacccatgttttcttttatggcCAGTACTTTTTATgttctgtttaagaaatctttaccCATCCTAAGGTCATAACAAATATTCTCCTATGTTTTATTCTGGAAACTTAATTGTTTTGCCTTTTATGTTGAGAATTATACTACttaaagaattaatttttatgtatagtgTGAGACGGGGTCAGGGCAAATGATTATTAGCAAAGTTGATCAAGTTTTTCTGATTAAGAGTACTTATAATTtaatcaggcttttttttttttaagacagggtctcgctctgtcactcaggctagagtgcactggtacgatcttggctcactgtaacctccacctcccagattcaagtgattctcatgcctcagtctcccaagcagctggaattacaggtgcccgccacaacacctggctaatttttgtatttttattaagagATGGGATTGTACCATCttggctggcctcaaactcccgacctcaagtgatctgcccaccccggcctcccaaagtgctgcgattacaggcgtgagccatggtgcctggccaatCAGGCATTCTTAACATAGCGATCACAATATACCTTGAGAGACAGCAGAACAGAAGAGGTAAAAGAAgttgaaagtaaaaaacaaaatgagaagacAAACCTCCTTTGGTTTCCCAATGCAACGATTTTCTATTTCAGAACCAAGCACAGGATGCACTAACCTCACACCCACCCTATTTATGGCCACTGCGAGGGAAACATACCTGTGAACTCAGACTTAAAGCCTGGGGGAGGAGGTCCTGCTGAGTTGGTGAATCTCTGGTAACGGTGGGAAAATGGAGGATACTCAGAATACGGTGGAGGAGAATACTGCCCATCACTCAGGAACAGCTTATAGACTACAAAGGCGATCCCAAGGAGCACCACGATGGTAATCAATCCACCCATGTTACAGGAATCCGCCGAGTACCACTTATAATAATAATCAGAGAAAGAGGCAAAGCCGTGCTGCTTTCCAGACTCCTTCAGTTTCTGCAGGCCAAGTTCTGTATAATCTAAATTGTACTCCAAGCCACAAGACCCTCTTAGTACATACTGGTCTTCAGAGGACTCATAGCCTTCACAGCTCACCACAGTTTTTCCAAATTTGTATGCAATATCTAAGTCAGTCTTACATTCCCACtgtgaagaaaaatggaaacagacTATTAGAAacaaactttttttcatttaatatatgttacttgggggccgggcacagtggctcacacctgtaatctcagcactttgggaggctgaggcgggtggatcacgaggttaggagttcgagacccgcctggccaagatggtgaaaccccatctctactaaaaatacaaaaattagccaggcacagtggcaggtgcctataatcctagctactaaggaggctgaggcaggagaatcgcttgaacccaggaggcggaggttgcagtgagctgagatcgtgccaccgcactctagcctgggcgatagagcaaggctccgtctcaaaaaaaaaaaaaaaaaaaatgtcacttgGGCTATATATCCATCATAAAATTGCAAAATGAAGCAAGGGAATGAGCCGCAAAATTCACGACAGTAAGTATTCGTGTCTAGAAGGCAGGGAAAATGAGGGGCTTCAAAGATAATGATGGTATCTGTGTTCTACTTCTTATGCTGGATAGTGCATACACGAGTATTCACTTTATCGCTATTCTTCATTCTTTacatatacatgttatatatccATCTGAACATATTAAGTATTCCATAGTTTATACAATTTAAGCAAACTGCCAAAATGTCAACTTTTTGCCACTGTTCAAgaagctttctttaaaaacacagatttcttAAAAGACGCTAAGGCTCAAAACAGCATCATATATGAACATCTGGTAGCTACACAAAGCAACAGAGATATTACATAACACTCTGAGAAAAAAACCTTTCTAcacaaattttataaaactatgGACTAACTTTCCAGGGTCCAATTCTACGTAAttctcttgtatttttaaaagatatttagaaaaacacaaaaagaagccAGGCTAGCCCCAAAAATGTCCACCTTAAAAAAACATATGCCCAAGTTTGGTCTACATTCTATATTttgtggtgaaaaagcaatatgcTTCTTTAACTCTTAAAATACAAGctaaaggctgggtgcggtggttcatgcttgtaatcccagcactttgggaggccaaggcgcatGGATcacccctgaggtcaggagtttgagaacagcctggccaaaatggcaaaaccccatctctactaaaaatacaaaaatgagctgggcgtggtagggcatgcctataatcccagctacttcaaaaatagaggctgaggcaggagaatgacttgaacccagaggcagaggttgcagtgaaccaaaatcatgTCACCGTACTCCAGattgggcgacagagggagactccgtctcaaagaaagaaaaagaaaagatacaagcTAAAGTAGATTTAATTGGTTCTGCTGCCCTTCTGCAAATTTTTGTACA of Macaca fascicularis isolate 582-1 chromosome 8, T2T-MFA8v1.1 contains these proteins:
- the SARAF gene encoding store-operated calcium entry-associated regulatory factor isoform X1, yielding MAVACGPGAAGHCLLLGLHLFLLTAGPALGWNDPDRMLLRDVKALTLHYDRYTTSRRLDPIPQLKCVGGTAGCDSYTPKVIQCQNKGWDGYDVQWECKTDLDIAYKFGKTVVSCEGYESSEDQYVLRGSCGLEYNLDYTELGLQKLKESGKQHGFASFSDYYYKWYSADSCNMGGLITIVVLLGIAFVVYKLFLSDGQYSPPPYSEYPPFSHRYQRFTNSAGPPPPGFKSEFTGPQNTGHGATSGFGSAFTGQQGYENSGPGFWTGLGTGGILGYLFGSNRAATPFSDSWYYPSYPPSYPGTWNRAYSPLRGGLGGYSACSNSDTKTRTASGYGGTRRR
- the SARAF gene encoding store-operated calcium entry-associated regulatory factor isoform X2 translates to MGGLITIVVLLGIAFVVYKLFLSDGQYSPPPYSEYPPFSHRYQRFTNSAGPPPPGFKSEFTGPQNTGHGATSGFGSAFTGQQGYENSGPGFWTGLGTGGILGYLFGSNRAATPFSDSWYYPSYPPSYPGTWNRAYSPLRGGLGGYSACSNSDTKTRTASGYGGTRRR